In Flavobacterium sp. N3904, one DNA window encodes the following:
- a CDS encoding regulatory protein RecX has protein sequence MKEVYSLKEAKLKIEHFCAYQERCHEEVVSKLWGMKLDPDEIDEVIVHLIENNFLNEARFACSFARGKHRIKHWGKIRITNELKIRKINQTLINLALKEIEPEEYITTFEELAERNWKSITETNALKKRKKFCDYMLRRGFESNLIYDKVRQLENENSD, from the coding sequence ATGAAAGAAGTCTATTCCCTCAAAGAAGCCAAATTAAAAATAGAGCATTTTTGCGCCTATCAGGAACGCTGTCACGAGGAAGTGGTGTCCAAATTGTGGGGCATGAAATTGGATCCTGACGAAATAGACGAAGTCATTGTGCATCTTATTGAGAATAATTTTCTCAACGAAGCACGGTTTGCCTGTAGTTTTGCCCGAGGGAAACATCGCATCAAGCATTGGGGGAAAATCCGAATTACCAACGAATTGAAAATTCGAAAAATCAATCAAACCTTGATTAATCTTGCCCTAAAAGAAATTGAACCTGAAGAATATATTACTACGTTTGAGGAACTCGCCGAAAGAAATTGGAAATCCATTACAGAAACTAATGCTCTCAAAAAACGAAAGAAATTTTGTGATTATATGCTTCGACGAGGATTTGAGAGTAATTTAATTTATGATAAAGTACGGCAATTAGAGAATGAAAACTCAGATTAA
- a CDS encoding beta-ketoacyl synthase N-terminal-like domain-containing protein, which yields MSQIISITAIASISPLGNSSESIWENYLSENPCFTTQFLDHQNTVVAVLDDDSMEEVNALQQSDIKYKALDKSVLFAMVASRKATEKAGWAKGDEFGINIGSSRGATDLFEKHFQEYLETGKAQTLASPTTTLGNISSWVAHDLQSTGPEISHSITCSTALHAVLNGVAWLRAGMADKFLVGGSEAPLTDFTIGQMRALKIYSKSEEQYPNRALDLNKKQNTMILGEGAGVCCLEIGKKENAVAYIEGIGYATEILEHNISISAEATCFQKSMKMALQNIDISEVDAIVMHAPGTIKGDLTEYKAIGKVFGESLPLLTTNKWKIGHTFGASGILSMEMAILMMQHDQFIGVPFAEAQKQTKPIKKVLVNAVGFGGNAVSVLLSL from the coding sequence TTGTCACAAATTATCTCCATAACAGCCATAGCTTCCATTTCGCCATTAGGAAATTCATCCGAGTCGATTTGGGAAAATTACCTTTCAGAAAATCCTTGTTTCACAACACAATTTTTGGATCATCAAAACACAGTCGTTGCTGTACTTGATGATGATTCGATGGAGGAAGTTAATGCATTACAACAATCTGATATTAAATATAAAGCATTAGATAAATCTGTTCTTTTTGCAATGGTAGCTTCCCGCAAAGCTACCGAAAAAGCGGGTTGGGCAAAAGGAGATGAATTTGGAATCAACATTGGTTCTTCCCGTGGTGCAACAGACTTATTCGAAAAGCATTTTCAGGAATATCTGGAAACGGGCAAAGCACAAACTTTGGCGTCCCCTACCACAACTTTGGGAAATATTTCTTCTTGGGTGGCACATGATTTGCAAAGTACAGGGCCTGAAATTTCACATTCCATCACGTGTTCCACCGCTTTGCATGCAGTACTGAATGGTGTGGCATGGTTGAGAGCGGGTATGGCCGATAAATTTTTGGTTGGCGGAAGTGAAGCGCCTTTGACCGATTTTACGATTGGACAAATGCGTGCCTTGAAAATCTACTCCAAAAGCGAAGAACAATACCCCAATAGAGCTTTGGATTTGAATAAAAAGCAAAACACAATGATTTTGGGAGAAGGGGCAGGTGTATGTTGTCTTGAAATCGGGAAAAAAGAAAATGCTGTTGCTTACATTGAAGGCATCGGGTATGCGACAGAGATTTTGGAACACAATATTTCGATTTCGGCAGAAGCAACTTGTTTTCAGAAATCGATGAAAATGGCTTTGCAAAATATAGATATATCTGAAGTGGATGCTATCGTTATGCACGCGCCTGGAACGATAAAAGGGGATTTGACGGAGTATAAAGCAATCGGAAAAGTCTTTGGTGAAAGCCTGCCTTTGTTGACTACTAATAAATGGAAAATTGGGCATACTTTTGGCGCTTCGGGCATTTTAAGTATGGAAATGGCTATTTTGATGATGCAACACGATCAATTCATTGGAGTGCCTTTTGCGGAAGCGCAAAAACAAACGAAGCCAATAAAGAAAGTTTTGGTCAATGCAGTTGGTTTTGGAGGGAATGCGGTGAGTGTACTTTTGAGTTTGTAA
- the bioA gene encoding adenosylmethionine--8-amino-7-oxononanoate transaminase, with product MNLIERDSQHLWHPYTQHKTAALPIAIVKGEGALLWDENQKEYIDAIASWWVNPFGHSNKFIADAIYKQLTTLEHVLFGGFTHEPAIILAERLMAILPENQKKVFFSDNGSTSVEVAIKVALQYFYNKGEKRTTVIAFENAFHGDTFAAMAASGISFYTQAFQGMFIDVVRIPVPVKGQEEASFDVLKEVIKNNNCAGFIFEPLVQGAAGMVMYEPDALDQLLQICQDNNVLTIADEVMTGFGKTGKTFACDYLEQKPDMMCLSKALTGGTIPMAITTFTQGLFDAFYDDDINKALFHGHTFTANPTGCAAALASLTLLETAEMQNNLVRINKSHLEFKKRVENHSMVTATRVLGVIFALEIKTETAASYYGSLRNRLYDFFIENGVILRPVGNIVYILPPYVITDAQLQKVYEVVESALEIA from the coding sequence ATGAATTTAATCGAAAGAGACAGCCAACATCTTTGGCATCCTTATACACAGCACAAAACTGCAGCACTTCCTATTGCGATTGTCAAGGGAGAGGGCGCTTTACTTTGGGATGAAAACCAAAAAGAATACATCGATGCCATCGCCTCTTGGTGGGTCAATCCTTTTGGACATTCCAATAAATTTATTGCCGATGCGATTTACAAACAGTTGACCACATTGGAGCATGTTCTCTTTGGTGGATTTACACATGAACCGGCCATTATTTTGGCCGAAAGGCTAATGGCAATTTTGCCAGAGAATCAAAAAAAAGTTTTTTTCTCGGATAATGGATCGACTTCCGTAGAAGTGGCAATCAAAGTAGCTTTACAATATTTTTATAATAAAGGAGAAAAAAGAACGACTGTTATTGCTTTCGAAAATGCTTTTCACGGTGATACTTTTGCCGCTATGGCCGCCAGTGGAATATCATTTTATACGCAAGCCTTTCAAGGAATGTTTATTGATGTGGTTCGGATTCCGGTTCCGGTGAAAGGGCAGGAGGAGGCTAGTTTTGATGTTTTGAAAGAAGTAATTAAAAACAATAATTGCGCCGGTTTTATATTTGAACCCTTGGTACAAGGGGCAGCGGGAATGGTGATGTATGAACCTGATGCATTGGATCAATTACTTCAAATTTGTCAAGATAATAATGTATTGACCATCGCTGATGAAGTGATGACAGGCTTTGGGAAAACGGGTAAAACATTTGCTTGTGATTATTTGGAACAAAAACCAGATATGATGTGTTTGTCGAAAGCGCTTACGGGAGGAACCATTCCGATGGCGATAACGACCTTTACTCAGGGTCTTTTTGATGCATTTTATGATGATGATATCAATAAAGCACTTTTTCACGGTCATACGTTTACTGCAAATCCTACGGGTTGTGCCGCAGCTTTGGCTAGTTTGACTTTGTTGGAAACTGCCGAAATGCAAAATAATTTAGTCCGAATCAACAAAAGTCATTTGGAATTTAAAAAACGAGTCGAAAATCATTCAATGGTTACAGCAACTCGAGTACTAGGCGTTATTTTTGCACTGGAAATAAAAACAGAAACAGCGGCAAGTTATTACGGGTCGCTGCGCAACAGACTCTATGATTTTTTTATCGAAAATGGAGTGATTTTACGTCCTGTTGGGAATATTGTTTACATTTTACCTCCTTATGTAATTACTGATGCACAATTGCAAAAAGTGTATGAAGTAGTCGAAAGTGCTTTGGAAATAGCGTAA
- the bioD gene encoding dethiobiotin synthase translates to MKLFVTGISTDVGKTIASAIIVEALEADYWKPIQAGDVDNSDSHKIKLLVSNDKTVIHPNSYLLNTPASPHLAAEIDGVIIDLEKIIAPETNNHLVIEGAGGVFVPVNDSDCVIDLIQPDYKVIVVSRHYLGSINHTLLTIESLLNRKITIGGIIFSGEENKSTESIILKKTGVKCIGRIEQEPYFDQNVIKEYADLFRDKLLNL, encoded by the coding sequence ATGAAACTATTTGTTACAGGAATATCTACCGATGTAGGCAAAACAATTGCCTCCGCCATTATTGTCGAAGCCTTAGAAGCTGATTACTGGAAACCGATTCAAGCGGGCGATGTTGACAATTCAGACAGTCATAAAATCAAATTGCTGGTCTCTAATGATAAAACAGTAATTCACCCGAATAGCTATTTGCTAAATACTCCTGCAAGTCCGCATCTTGCAGCAGAAATTGATGGTGTTATTATTGATTTAGAAAAAATAATAGCGCCCGAAACGAATAATCACCTTGTTATAGAAGGTGCGGGAGGCGTTTTTGTCCCTGTGAATGATTCAGATTGTGTTATTGATTTGATCCAACCCGATTATAAAGTGATTGTAGTCTCCAGACATTATTTGGGAAGCATCAATCATACGCTACTAACCATCGAATCTTTGCTTAATCGTAAAATTACGATTGGAGGAATAATCTTTTCGGGAGAAGAAAACAAATCTACCGAAAGCATTATTTTGAAGAAAACAGGTGTTAAATGCATTGGTAGAATTGAACAAGAACCGTATTTTGACCAAAATGTAATCAAAGAATATGCGGATTTGTTCCGGGATAAACTATTGAATTTGTAA
- a CDS encoding GxxExxY protein, with translation MTNLLYKNVTDSILKAYYAVYNQLGYGFLEKVYQNAMYFELKSLGYKVEAQKQIKVYFKNQLVGEYYADLLVEDKVIVELKACELLMNVHVAQLMNYLKATEIEVGLVLNFGEEPEFKRIIYTNNKK, from the coding sequence ATGACGAACCTACTTTATAAAAATGTTACTGATTCAATTTTGAAAGCATATTATGCTGTTTATAATCAACTTGGTTATGGTTTTCTAGAGAAAGTATATCAAAATGCGATGTATTTTGAACTAAAATCTCTGGGCTATAAAGTTGAAGCTCAAAAACAAATAAAAGTTTATTTTAAGAATCAATTAGTTGGTGAATATTATGCAGATTTATTAGTTGAAGATAAAGTCATTGTTGAACTTAAAGCTTGTGAGTTGCTTATGAATGTTCACGTGGCTCAATTAATGAATTATTTGAAAGCAACAGAAATCGAAGTCGGATTAGTCTTAAATTTTGGAGAAGAACCAGAATTCAAACGTATTATATATACAAACAATAAGAAGTAA
- a CDS encoding aminotransferase class I/II-fold pyridoxal phosphate-dependent enzyme: MNFPKNLSDKLETRRQNKSLRILPQPNDLIDFSSNDYIGFSKSEAIFNATHQFLLDYNIKRNGATGSRLISGNHILYTETENYIAQFHQAESALLFNSGYDANVGFFSSVPHKGDLILYDELCHASIRDGIQLSNAKSYKFKHNDFEDLELLIQRCYAERSRSTLLNEIYIVTESVFSMDGDCPNMEELVAVSEKHNCYLVVDEAHALGVFGGKGEGLIQHLQLQDKIFARVMTFGKGLGCHGAVILGSNELKSYLVNFARSFIYTTGLSPHSVATILMGYHHLEKDKIALESLRENIVFFNQVKKMLYLSPLFVRSKSAIQSVIIPGNEKVKSIANALQQNGFDVKAILSPTVPEGQERLRFCIHSYNTKEDITKVLTLLSSFVY; this comes from the coding sequence ATGAATTTCCCAAAAAATCTTAGCGATAAACTCGAGACCCGAAGACAAAATAAATCATTGCGCATTCTTCCTCAGCCCAATGATTTAATTGATTTTTCTTCGAATGATTATATTGGTTTTTCAAAATCGGAAGCGATTTTTAATGCCACCCATCAATTTTTATTGGATTATAATATAAAAAGAAATGGCGCCACTGGATCGCGGCTAATCTCTGGTAACCACATTTTATATACTGAAACCGAAAATTATATTGCCCAGTTTCATCAGGCGGAATCAGCTTTGCTGTTTAATTCGGGTTATGATGCCAATGTGGGTTTTTTTAGTTCGGTTCCCCATAAAGGCGATTTGATTTTGTATGATGAATTGTGTCATGCTTCTATTCGGGACGGAATCCAGTTGTCGAATGCCAAGTCCTATAAATTCAAACACAATGATTTTGAGGACTTGGAGCTTTTAATCCAACGTTGTTATGCCGAGCGCAGTCGAAGTACTTTGCTTAACGAAATTTATATCGTAACCGAATCGGTTTTCTCTATGGATGGTGATTGTCCAAATATGGAAGAATTGGTCGCTGTTTCCGAAAAGCATAACTGCTATTTAGTGGTTGACGAAGCCCATGCTTTGGGAGTTTTTGGAGGAAAAGGAGAAGGATTGATACAACATTTGCAATTACAGGATAAAATTTTTGCCCGAGTTATGACTTTTGGCAAAGGCTTAGGGTGCCATGGCGCAGTTATTTTGGGGTCGAATGAGTTAAAGTCGTATCTCGTTAATTTCGCCCGAAGTTTTATTTATACTACAGGACTTTCACCGCATTCGGTAGCAACTATTTTAATGGGTTACCACCATTTAGAAAAAGATAAAATTGCACTCGAATCACTTCGGGAGAATATTGTTTTTTTTAATCAGGTGAAAAAGATGTTGTATTTAAGTCCACTTTTCGTTCGCAGTAAATCGGCTATCCAAAGTGTCATTATTCCGGGCAACGAAAAAGTAAAAAGTATTGCCAATGCCTTGCAACAAAATGGTTTTGATGTAAAAGCCATACTATCACCAACTGTTCCCGAAGGGCAGGAACGTTTGCGTTTTTGCATTCACAGCTATAATACTAAAGAAGATATTACCAAAGTATTGACGTTGTTGAGTAGCTTTGTATATTAG
- a CDS encoding porin family protein, producing MKKILLFIALCFSFQSAHSQVLLSLIFGDKLNSPNLEFGLEGGANFSTISNLEDAKYATDFNLGFYFDFNLKNPKWMVNTGVIVKSTMGADGLAVYSLNNENLDNVFAGGYVDRTIKYFNVPILIKYKFDNNIYVKAGTQLGLLSKAYDEFKNDYNGEDVEYKNNIRDQIHVIDAGLAVGAGYRLTGGNGMNLGIQYYYGLVPVLKGDSSPNQFNRSFYITAGIPIGKGKAARIAAEKKAGEEK from the coding sequence ATGAAAAAAATTCTACTTTTTATCGCACTATGTTTTAGTTTTCAGTCTGCTCATTCTCAAGTGTTGTTATCGCTCATTTTTGGAGATAAGTTGAATTCTCCTAACCTTGAATTTGGGTTGGAGGGAGGAGCTAATTTTTCGACGATTTCCAATCTAGAGGATGCCAAATATGCCACTGACTTTAATTTAGGGTTTTATTTCGATTTCAATCTAAAAAATCCCAAATGGATGGTAAATACTGGGGTTATTGTAAAATCGACTATGGGAGCTGATGGTTTGGCTGTCTATTCTTTAAACAATGAAAATTTAGACAATGTTTTTGCAGGAGGTTACGTAGACCGAACGATAAAATATTTTAATGTCCCCATTTTGATAAAGTATAAATTCGACAATAATATTTATGTAAAAGCCGGCACCCAATTGGGTTTATTGTCCAAAGCTTATGATGAATTCAAAAATGATTATAATGGTGAAGATGTAGAATACAAAAACAATATCCGGGATCAGATTCATGTTATCGATGCGGGTTTAGCAGTGGGAGCCGGGTATCGATTGACTGGTGGAAACGGAATGAATCTGGGTATTCAATATTACTATGGTTTGGTGCCAGTATTGAAAGGAGATTCTAGTCCAAATCAATTCAATCGTTCTTTCTATATAACAGCCGGAATTCCTATTGGCAAAGGGAAAGCAGCCAGAATAGCCGCGGAAAAGAAAGCTGGAGAAGAGAAATAG
- a CDS encoding FoF1 ATP synthase subunit delta/epsilon codes for MLLEIVSPEAKLFSGEITSISVPGVDGRFQMLNNHAPIVSLLQKGTVNITAPSFDLNEETASLFTKVNDQNYTLEIASGTLELKDNKVIVLAD; via the coding sequence ATGTTATTAGAAATAGTATCACCAGAAGCGAAATTATTTTCAGGAGAAATAACTTCTATTTCTGTTCCAGGAGTTGACGGTCGTTTTCAAATGTTGAATAACCACGCGCCAATAGTTTCATTGTTACAGAAAGGAACGGTTAATATTACTGCTCCAAGTTTCGATTTAAACGAAGAAACTGCCAGTTTGTTTACCAAAGTAAATGATCAAAATTATACTTTAGAAATTGCCTCTGGTACTCTTGAGTTAAAAGACAATAAAGTTATTGTTTTAGCAGATTAA
- the atpD gene encoding F0F1 ATP synthase subunit beta encodes MSKVIGKVAQIIGPVVDVVFNGKDVELPKIYDSLEITKKDGTLLVLEVQSHIGENTVRTISMDSTDGLSRGYEVVGTGNPIQMPIGADVYGRLFNVIGDAIDGLPALPKTGENGTSIHKQAPKFEDLSTSSEVLFTGIKVIDLIEPYSKGGKIGLFGGAGVGKTVLIQELINNIAKGHGGLSVFAGVGERTREGNDLLREMLESGIIKYGDEFMHSMENGGWDLSKVDMPGMRESKATFVFGQMNEPPGARARVALSGLSIAEYFRDGAGSDQGKDVLFFVDNIFRFTQAGSEVSALLGRMPSAVGYQPTLATEMGAMQERITSTNKGSITSVQAVYVPADDLTDPAPATTFAHLDATTVLSRKIAELGIYPAVDPLDSTSRILAPHIIGAEHYDCAQRVKEILQKYKQLQDIIAILGMEELSEDDKLAVSRARRVQRFLSQPFHVAEQFTGLKGVLVDIKDTIKGFNMIIDGELDHLPESAFNLKGTIEEAIEAGEKMLAEA; translated from the coding sequence ATGTCAAAAGTAATAGGAAAAGTTGCCCAAATCATTGGACCAGTAGTCGATGTAGTTTTCAACGGAAAAGATGTTGAACTTCCGAAAATTTATGATTCATTAGAAATCACAAAAAAAGACGGAACGTTATTAGTTCTAGAAGTACAATCTCACATTGGTGAAAACACTGTTCGTACCATTTCGATGGATTCAACAGATGGTTTGAGTAGAGGTTATGAAGTAGTTGGAACAGGGAATCCTATCCAAATGCCAATCGGCGCCGATGTTTACGGTCGTTTGTTTAACGTAATTGGTGATGCTATTGACGGTTTGCCGGCTTTGCCAAAAACAGGTGAAAACGGAACTTCAATTCACAAACAAGCTCCGAAATTCGAAGATTTATCTACATCTTCTGAAGTTTTATTTACAGGTATTAAAGTAATCGATTTGATTGAGCCTTACTCAAAAGGGGGTAAAATTGGATTGTTTGGTGGTGCTGGAGTAGGTAAAACAGTTTTGATCCAGGAGTTGATTAACAATATAGCAAAAGGTCACGGAGGACTTTCAGTATTCGCAGGAGTAGGGGAAAGAACACGTGAAGGGAATGACTTACTTCGTGAGATGTTGGAGTCAGGAATTATAAAATACGGTGATGAATTCATGCACTCTATGGAAAATGGAGGATGGGATTTGTCTAAAGTGGATATGCCAGGAATGAGAGAGTCTAAAGCTACTTTCGTTTTCGGACAAATGAATGAGCCTCCAGGAGCTCGTGCTCGTGTGGCACTTTCAGGATTGTCCATTGCAGAATATTTTCGTGATGGTGCAGGTTCTGATCAAGGAAAAGATGTATTGTTCTTTGTTGATAATATCTTCCGTTTTACACAAGCAGGTTCTGAGGTTTCGGCTCTTTTAGGTCGTATGCCATCTGCGGTAGGTTACCAACCAACATTGGCTACTGAAATGGGAGCGATGCAAGAACGTATTACATCAACAAACAAAGGTTCTATTACATCTGTACAAGCGGTTTACGTTCCTGCGGATGACTTAACTGACCCGGCACCAGCAACAACATTTGCTCACCTTGATGCTACTACTGTATTGTCTCGTAAAATTGCTGAGTTAGGTATCTATCCTGCAGTGGATCCTTTGGATTCTACTTCAAGAATTTTAGCTCCTCATATTATCGGTGCAGAACATTATGACTGTGCACAAAGAGTAAAAGAAATTCTTCAAAAATACAAACAATTGCAAGATATCATTGCGATTCTAGGTATGGAAGAGTTATCTGAAGATGATAAATTAGCGGTTTCAAGAGCTAGACGTGTACAACGTTTCTTGTCTCAACCTTTCCACGTTGCTGAGCAATTTACTGGATTGAAAGGAGTTTTAGTAGACATCAAAGATACTATCAAAGGATTTAATATGATTATTGACGGTGAATTAGATCACTTGCCAGAATCAGCTTTCAACCTTAAAGGTACTATTGAAGAAGCTATCGAGGCTGGAGAAAAAATGTTGGCAGAAGCTTAA
- a CDS encoding SGNH/GDSL hydrolase family protein — translation MIKNFKWLLLVSLTFVACNNDNEDSAPVEIPITPGTATFTKYVALGDSFAAGYSDGALFKTGQEGSYVNILAQQFAPAGGTAITTPLMADNIGGLLLGGNVIAGSRFAILGFTPSGTPIIGSIPGTPTTEVTNHLTGPFNNLGVPGAKSFHLLAQGYGNVAGVASGKANPYYARFASSGTASVLADALVQSPTFFSLFIGGNDVLSYATSGGIGVDQKGNLDPSTYGSNDITDPTVFANVYTALTTNLTANGAKGVVANLPYVTTLPYFKTVPFNPVALDATKAAQLNAGYAQYNAGLQAMTKDPYNAITAEEAARRTIKFVAGSNAVVIVDSYLTNLSAYGVPSYRQATKEDLVVLTAKNFIGTPVGGDPTKVNGVSVPLADQWVLSKDEVKEVQVATDAYNKAIEAIATSKGLAFVDTKAAMTQLSTTGISFGNYQMTSSYVTGGAFSLDGVHPSARGYAYIANLFVNAINAKFDATLRTVDLGQYPIQYPATIQ, via the coding sequence ATGATAAAAAATTTCAAATGGCTACTATTGGTTTCCTTAACCTTTGTTGCCTGTAATAACGATAATGAAGATTCGGCACCAGTAGAAATTCCAATTACTCCGGGAACGGCGACTTTTACAAAATATGTGGCATTAGGAGATTCTTTTGCAGCGGGTTATAGCGATGGCGCTTTGTTTAAAACAGGACAAGAGGGATCGTATGTAAATATATTGGCCCAACAATTTGCGCCAGCTGGGGGGACGGCAATTACAACGCCTTTAATGGCGGATAATATTGGCGGACTTTTGCTTGGCGGAAATGTAATTGCTGGTAGCAGATTTGCTATTCTTGGATTTACGCCTAGTGGAACTCCAATTATTGGCTCTATTCCTGGCACTCCAACTACTGAAGTTACCAATCATTTAACCGGACCTTTCAATAATTTAGGCGTTCCAGGGGCAAAAAGTTTTCATTTGCTTGCTCAAGGATATGGAAATGTAGCAGGAGTGGCTTCTGGGAAGGCAAATCCATATTATGCTCGCTTTGCTTCTTCCGGAACTGCTTCGGTTTTGGCAGATGCCTTGGTACAAAGTCCAACCTTCTTTTCTTTGTTTATTGGAGGAAATGATGTTTTGTCCTATGCAACTTCTGGGGGAATTGGAGTGGATCAGAAAGGGAATTTAGATCCTTCCACGTATGGTTCAAATGACATTACAGACCCAACGGTTTTTGCTAATGTATATACAGCTTTGACAACAAATTTAACTGCAAACGGAGCAAAAGGCGTTGTTGCCAATTTGCCTTACGTGACCACTTTACCTTATTTTAAGACTGTACCGTTTAATCCTGTCGCTTTGGATGCTACAAAAGCAGCTCAGTTAAATGCGGGATATGCTCAATACAATGCCGGTTTGCAAGCAATGACGAAAGATCCTTATAATGCAATTACAGCCGAAGAGGCTGCTCGAAGAACAATTAAATTTGTAGCGGGGAGTAATGCAGTTGTTATAGTAGATAGTTATTTGACTAATTTATCAGCATACGGAGTTCCTTCTTACAGACAGGCAACCAAAGAGGATTTGGTAGTTTTAACAGCTAAAAATTTCATAGGAACTCCTGTTGGAGGAGATCCGACAAAAGTGAATGGTGTGTCTGTTCCTTTGGCAGATCAATGGGTTCTTTCTAAAGACGAAGTTAAAGAGGTTCAAGTGGCAACTGATGCTTATAATAAAGCAATTGAAGCAATTGCTACTTCTAAAGGTTTGGCATTTGTGGATACAAAAGCGGCCATGACGCAATTGTCTACAACCGGAATAAGTTTTGGAAATTATCAGATGACCTCTTCTTATGTAACTGGTGGTGCTTTTTCATTGGATGGAGTTCATCCAAGCGCAAGAGGATATGCCTATATCGCTAATCTTTTCGTGAATGCAATTAATGCAAAATTTGATGCTACGTTAAGAACAGTAGATTTGGGGCAATACCCAATTCAGTACCCGGCGACAATTCAATAA